AGCGCGAAGGCGTCCCGGATCGCACGCACGCCGCTCAGGAGGGTCTCGGCAGTCAGGGCGCTGGCGAACGCGTCGAACGTCACCGCCTTGAGCCCCGGTGCCCGGTCGGCTACGAAGAGGGCGAGGTCGAGGAGCTCCTTGTCCGGCACGGCAGCGCCGATCCATGGGCCGCCCAGCTCGGCATCGGGTTCCACCCCGGCCACGTGGAGCTCCACGGTGCGTTCCAGCGGGAGCGCAGCCACGAACTCCCTGGGTGGCACGCCCGCATAGTGGGCTGAGAGCACGGCGTGAGCCACGTCGAGGAGCATTCCGCACCCACTTTCGGCGTAGAAGCGGTGGACGAATTCGGCTTCCCCCATCTGGGGCAGGTCGAGGTGGAGGTAGGTCGGGATCGGCTCGATCGCGAGCGGGACGCCCAGAGCTTCCCGGAGCGCGCGGGCGTTCACGACGTAATCGCGCAGGAGGTCCTCGGTGTAGAGCGGCGGGAAGACATAGTCCACGAAACGGGTGCCGTCGGTGGTGTGGACGCGCTGGAGGTGCTCCGCCGCCCACGGCGAGCGATACAGGGACAGGAGCGCGCGGGCGCGGTCCAGCGCCGCTCCGCCGAGAGGTTCGCTGAGCTGGCCGAGGAAGTCGTGCAGCAGGAGGGTGAACCGCTCGCGGATGGCCGGGAAGTGGGGATCATCCGGCGCCGGCGGGTCGGCCATGGCGAGATGCTCGATGAGGCCCTGGGCCTCGAGCGTCATCCGGCCTAGGTGCGGGTTGTAGAAGGCACCGACAGAGATGCGCTGGCTCGCCATGTTAGCCGGAGGGAACGCGTCGGCCCCGAACCA
The DNA window shown above is from Candidatus Rokuibacteriota bacterium and carries:
- a CDS encoding DUF692 family protein encodes the protein MASQRISVGAFYNPHLGRMTLEAQGLIEHLAMADPPAPDDPHFPAIRERFTLLLHDFLGQLSEPLGGAALDRARALLSLYRSPWAAEHLQRVHTTDGTRFVDYVFPPLYTEDLLRDYVVNARALREALGVPLAIEPIPTYLHLDLPQMGEAEFVHRFYAESGCGMLLDVAHAVLSAHYAGVPPREFVAALPLERTVELHVAGVEPDAELGGPWIGAAVPDKELLDLALFVADRAPGLKAVTFDAFASALTAETLLSGVRAIRDAFALPA